From one Mobula hypostoma chromosome 28, sMobHyp1.1, whole genome shotgun sequence genomic stretch:
- the LOC134339095 gene encoding histone H2B 1/2-like, protein MPDQKPAPKKGAKKALPKPSGKSGKKRRRLRKESYSIYIYKVMKQVHPDTGISSKAMSIMNSFVNDIFERIAGEASRLAHYNKRSTISSREIQTAVRLLLPGELAKHAVSEGTKAVTKYTSSK, encoded by the coding sequence ATGCCCGACCAGAAACCCGCTCCCAAGAAGGGCGCTAAGAAAGCGCTGCCGAAACCATCAGGCAAGTCTGGCAAGAAACGTAGGAGGCTGAGGAAGGAGAGTTACTCCATCTATATCTACAAAGTGATGAAGCAAGTTCACCCTGACACCGGTATCTCCTCCAAGGCCATGAGCATCATGAACTCGTTCGTGAACGACATTTTCGAGCGCATCGCTGGCGAGGCCTCCCGCCTAGCCCATTACAACAAGCGGTCGACCATCAGCTCCCGGGAGATCCAGACCGCCGTGCGCCTGCTGCTCCCCGGGGAGCTGGCCAAGCACGCCGTGTCGGAAGGGACAAAAGCAGTGACCAAGTACACCAGCTCCAAGTGA
- the LOC134339097 gene encoding histone H4 has translation MSGRGKGGKGLGKGGAKRHRKVLRDNIQGITKPAIRRLARRGGVKRISGLIYEETRGVLKVFLENVIRDAVTYTEHAKRKTVTAMDVVYALKRQGRTLYGFGG, from the coding sequence ATGTCTGGCAGAGGAAAAGGAGGCAAAGGACTCGGCAAAGGAGGTGCTAAGCGGCACCGTAAAGTGCTTCGTGACAACATCCAGGGCATCACCAAGCCAGCCATCCGCCGTCTGGCTCGCCGTGGCGGCGTCAAGCGAATCTCCGGTCTAATCTACGAGGAGACCCGCGGTGTACTGAAAGTTTTCCTGGAGAATGTGATCCGCGACGCGGTCACGTACACGGAGCACGCCAAGCGCAAGACAGTCACTGCCATGGATGTGGTGTACGCGCTGAAACGCCAGGGCCGCACTCTCTATGGCTTCGGCGGTTGA